The stretch of DNA AGCAACTTTCTCTAAATTCCTCTGGCAAATAGCTAGATTACTAGGATAACAAAAGATAGTTTCTTATTTATATCTTCATTTTTGGTGTAATATAAACTTGTTCAATGTTCATGAGTATCTCTGATTTTGACTAATTAAATTGTGTTATACCTATGAATTATGATTATGTTAACATTATTATGTGCATGATTGGCCTTAGCACTTTGTGAAGCTTTtgtggataataataataataattttgctCCTAATTGGACAACcacatgagaaaaaaaaaaactatattccACTTTATCTCACCTTACCATGAATTATATtaagtttatttatatttggagatctcttaattattttatgtaaatttttttatattctttcttttttcaattacttatctatcttttatttaatttactcTTTTGACAAGATGTCTTTTTGTCACATATTCAAATTATCATAAAGGAGATTATGCAATTTTTGCACCATTTTAACTTTTCCTctttatttccttgttttttattttgtctatttatgtatattcattcattcaatcatttgtctatatatgtttattttgactatgttaattttttgtgtttactttttattattgttaacgTATAATATTAGCTAATGTAacgaaaatatgaaaaaaaatatattattttcttgtctcataaaatttgaaatacttTTGCATTTTGACTAATCTgccttataatttatatcatttttaatatttctattattttaaataatacaaaaattatgaATCTAAATTTTCTaaggtaaaaaaattaataaaataataaataattaattactattaattttataatttttatgaaatttatgttttattattttaatttaaagataattatttttttatttgactactttaccaattttttattttaaaagattttaataaaaaaagatatgagtATCGGCAtgtaaaaataacaattatattatgcatacatcaaaattaatttttagtataaaatatatattaaaaataaattaaacatcacCTAAATTAATTTGTGAATACTGCTAGGAAGTCAATGGTTTAAATGTATAATGGGCTATTGAGTTATAAAATAAACATCACCCATATTAAGGATAATAAATATCTCAGTttgacctttcggatctaaAACTCTACTATCATATCATGATACtactcatcccaaaaacttcaactaatgaaaaaagataacactaataattaatctctaatactttctaaatttttattgtatatattatacgaatattctattaattttctatactttctcttaattttaatgTCCATATAACATTTTAGTGATGAAGCAAGGGATAGTGTCTGCAGCAATGAATTAGAGACTTTTATGACAAACAAGGGAGAGAGTGGAGGAAAGCAGAAAGGCAAAGCGGCACCTAAATCAAATAAGGCGTCCTTTGTAGTTTGATTTCCCAAATCCCAATGACAAACAATTGCAAGCATACGCTTGAATTTGAAACTGATAATAATAAGCCTTCTAAAATATCAAAACCCGATAACCATAACATGACCCAAAAGAACTCAGCGGCTGGGATCCAACGCTATTTGGTTGCCATCGAGTACATCGGCACTCACTTCTCCGGTTCTCAGAAGCAGCTCTCATGCCGAACCGTCGTCGGTGCTCTCGAACAGGCTTTCACCAAATTCATTGGCCAAGCAGTTATCGTATCCTGTTCAAGCCGAACTGTGAGTATCACTTCACtctctcactcactcactcactctgTAAATCATATTATATTCAATTCGAGCATTGCGATTTCGTTTCAAGTGCAGGACGCAGGAGTCCATGCCTTGTCAAATGTTTGTCATGTTGATATCCAACGCACCAGTAAACGGAGGCCGGGTGAAGTGGTATCCATTCCTTTTCTATGCTATTTATCGATTCACTCTTCACTCTTTGTAATCTTActccttcttctttcaaattacAGTTACCGCCTCATGAACCTTCCGTCGTTCGAAGAGCTGTCAACCATTTCTTGCAGGTTTCACTTTGTGCTAGCTTTCCTTCGATCTGGATTCTTGATCATTGTGCTCACAATTTGCGTTATTCTTTTTGTCAAACTTATTTACTTCAGAAGAATGATAGCGACTTAACGGTTATTGATGTCCGTTGCGTTCCACTCGATTTTCATGCCAGATTTTCAGCACAAGAGCGCACGTGAGTGTTCTGTGACAAAGATCTATGAAATTGTACTTTATTGTGTATAATAGTGAGTAGTGACTGTTAAGTAGAGCATCATATAATAGTGATCTTGGATTTTATAAAACTGAATAGGCATTGCCATAGAATTGTGTTTATCATAATTTGTGGGAATTGAGATTTATTTGGAACTTCCATTCAGATACTTTTATCGCTTGCTGTCCGGGCCAGAGCCTGTATCAGCCTTTGAGAAAGATCGAGCATGGCATGTGCCTGAAGAGCTTAACCTTTCAGCTATGCGAGTTAGTTAGCTCTTGCTTCTCTATATTTGCTACATTGTGCACTCAAAATTCCtgtaaaagacacaagactttattcatacaattcatgCAGGAAGCTTGCAAAGTTCTTGTCGGACGCCATGATTTTAGTTCCTTCAGGGCTGCCGGTTGTCAGGTTGTTTCTTCTCTCCAGTTTCTAAATAGTACTTCAGAATTTATAGTTAAAAACAATGAATAGGTTTAGTTTCGTCTGAGGGAGTTTGCCCTCTTCTTTATTCCTTTTTGAGGGATGATGGTGGTGAGATTCAGTCAATAGAGTTTTGGTTTAGTCAAATGCCAATTCTATGATCATATCATCTCAAGTCTATATGAACTATCCATAAATAAAATTGCCCTACTACAGGCCACATCACCAATCAGAACTTTAGATGAACTCAGCGTCTGCGAGGTAATTCCAAGTCTGTATTTTCCAAATACAATGGATAGAGAACGACATAATCAGGATTTGAATGGCTGCCACAGCAACTCTGAAACTGTTATTCCTCCTCCTAGCTCTAGTGCTAGCATTGATAAAGGAACCACATCAACTGAAGATATAGGATTTGGCAAAAGGAGGCAGCATCGTTGCTTGGTGGTAACAGCGCGTGCACGCTCTTTTCTTTACCATCAGGTTTGATATCTTCCCTTTTGAGTTCCTTTTCCACAATCACAATCTTTTTGGTCTGAATCCAATTGTTAAATGAATTTCAGGTTAGACTACTTGTTGGTGTTCTCAAAGTTGTTGGAACTGGAAACTTAACAATTCCAGATGGTACAAATATCCTTCATTTCTATTCACGTGTGTTTAATAATAAGATAATGTACTATCTGATCCTTTTTTATAGCCTGAATTGACTAACATGTTTCAAATGACGCACTATTTCAGTTGAAAGAATCTTGAATGCCAAGACTATTACAGCCGCAAGTCCAATGGCCCCGGCATGTGGTCTATACCTAGGTGAAGTGAAATATGATCTGCCTAATTAAGTCATGCCATGGACACAGATGTCCGTCTAACCATTGCTGCTTCTCTCTGTTTAAATGTGCCATTTAGGAATTAGGAGATTTTGATTTGTTGGtggattaggattttcattttactTTACTTGGACTTACTTTCTGATATCGTTACTTTCACCAACAAcgtttatcttttatttatggTCTTTGTTGATAAAGAAAAGAGGAATACTAGAGGGctatcaaaatttattgttttggtCATCAATGTTTTAAGGTATATGTTAAAGTATGTTGTTGGATTACTAAACTAAAGAAATTTGGTTGATAGCTAAAAGTGATGGTCAAAACCAATAAATTTTGATAGTCCTCTAGCATTTCTCTAAAAGAAATGTAACATAGCCGTTATTTGTTTGTAATGGTTCCACCAATAGAAATATCGACGGTTAATGGGGGCCATGTCAAGCAAGCACAAATTCTTTCATACAAGAGATTACTcagttttgttagttttttttttcacttttccgGTGTAACTCATGCCTTGTCACAGACATTTTAGAGTTTCGTTTTTCATTAAACGGTACTATTAtgctattttaattattaaggCAACATGCTTTTTTACCCTACCACCCCCTCCCCCCACATACTCCacattctattttaatttttttgtgcatttatgaaaatatttagataattatttaatagttGTAATTTGTAAGCAATAAATTGTGATAAAATTTCATCTCTAAAACCTTTTAATTATactcaaacaaaatttattagtttaattttaatgaccTGATAgtttaaaccataaaccattttaCCCTGTCGAATTTCTTTAGACGACTATTTACACATTGATTGtcaaaaatagttatttttgttgatttagtGATACGTAATTAAGTGCATGtgtaaaatttttatactattagtgtattaaaattaaatttaatttattaatataaaaatatttatattttacctATAAAATTCTTCGTAGACTTTGAGCTTAACTAGGATTTATACACTGGTAGTAGTGCATGGGCAGGGaaacaagaaaatagaaatgAGAATGACGATGCATTTGCTCGCTAGTGTTATGTTTACAGTAATGTGACTCATTTTGCCCTACGCCTGCTTAATACTAAAAACCGAGAGACAGGGCAAAAGCTACAAAACCTAGTTTAAACTTAGTAACACATCACATGAACTAAAACTATTATCATTTGGGATGGTGGCTAGCAAGTAGtgaatcaatttaaaaatagtaaCGCAAAAAAGCTAGTCCATCAAAGTCCGAATTGCCGCGTGAATTGAAGAAGTGCGACTTGAATTCTGACGCTGTACTAATGAATGTGGTCCACTCCAGACAGATTGAGTATTGTTGGGGAACAGAATACCACATAAACTTGATAGCTTGGGGTTTTCGACATATAAGCTCTCAAGCAGCTGAGCTTTCTGATGCTTATCTCGTGATTCCTACAGACAGACCAAACTGTTTAGTAAAACCTGCAGTTGCAACTACAACTAACTAAACGCAACAGCCTTTCGCATCACGCTACATGCCTAATTGAAGTTTATGCAAATGCTATTGTTTCCTAAATCAGAAATTGTTTGAAATACCTTGTGCTTCTGTCGCTGGACTACTGCAGCTTGTCCTTCTTGCCGAGTCGCTGCATATTCATCACGAAGAGTGGTTACATCTCCAACAATAGATTTCTCGGCCAAACTTCCTCCATAATGTGACCGATTTGAAGCCTCATCCATCTGTCGCTTCGGGTTGTCCGTTTCAATTTCCccctcatcttcttcctctccgtcttcctcctcttcccCTTCCTCTTGGCTGTGGTCTTCGTCAttgtcttcttcatcatcaccatcaatGTCTTCATGCTTTCCCTTGGAAGGGCTGCACTGCTTCCCACTAAGATCCATTTTTGCTACCTCTCCTTTGTCATCTTCAGCATCTCCATCAGTGCCAAGTGAATCATTCATATTTGATGATGAATCCTCACCAACAGGGCTTTCTACAAGCATTGATTCctgaaaaccaagaaaaagttTCATGTCTACGTGCTAGTCATACTTAGTTTGCATGGTCATAAAGGAAAAAATAATGTACTAGGATTTCTTCATTGCATGAGCTTCTAATCCCATTTAATGTCAACAAATGTAATAGGAACCAAATGGGAGAGCAATATCGTCATGCCACTTAAAAAACATTGTGTTATTTGGAATACTCTATAgcataaagaaaatatataaagagACCATTCCGATAAGATTCGTTTCTGTATTGTTATAATGAATTCAGTTTATAACCATGGAGAATtgtggaaaaaaaagaaaaaatggaaaaatgtAAAATCAGTTGCAATAAAAAACACTGATTTCCTGGCAGGACATTAAAAGGATAAGATGTAGGCAATGATCCATTACCATACCTCTTGCTTAAATTCTTTAGCGAGCTTATCACCACCAGATCCAAAGTTTCCTTTAGCAAGTCGAGCATTCTCCTCCCGTTCCCTCCTTCGGCGCTTTAGCACACAAATAGCACATAAACAATCATGTTTATGGTGTCTTCTGCAAAACCAGATAAAGCTTTAAGTATAATAGTATCACCATCAATATGAATTTACAATGCAATATTGTTGCAGAATAATGTATGATATTATAAGAATTGAAGAAATAGGAATAACCAAGTTTATAAATGTACTGTGTTATATAAACCTTTCATAGAAATTACGTTGCACTTAATGTGATTTCTTAGAGTAATCAAAGCTTCTCTATTCCTATTCATCAGATTAACCAttcatttttagaaaattaaaccATCAATCATGTATCGAATTTCTGGAGTCAAAGATATTAGTCTATAATTTCTATGTAAAACAGTATACTGACACAAACACATAATTAACAATAGATTTCATTCAATTTAAGACTAAGGGATATCAACTTCCAATCATAACAGCAATTATACCACATAAGTATTCTAATATCACCGTTGGAAGTGTACTCACCCATGACGTTTCTTTGACTTCTGCTTCGCTTGACCACCCTTCGCTACTTTTCCATCACCAGATAATGCAGCATCCTCTGCTCCTGCTCATTAGAAGAATATGCTCAAATTGCTATCAAAAGACCATGGTCTAGCATCTTTCACGAAATTAAAAAGCatattcatcttcatcttcatcttctttttatttactTGAGTAGGATTGTGAAAATAAAATCTCAGAAAACCATATAGCTTAACTATAAACTTCCCACTTTACAATATTTTAACATCTATCACTCATTGACCCATCTCCCATCCTGAGCATGACCCCAAATGTAA from Arachis duranensis cultivar V14167 chromosome 4, aradu.V14167.gnm2.J7QH, whole genome shotgun sequence encodes:
- the LOC107482744 gene encoding uncharacterized protein LOC107482744 isoform X1 codes for the protein MTNNCKHTLEFETDNNKPSKISKPDNHNMTQKNSAAGIQRYLVAIEYIGTHFSGSQKQLSCRTVVGALEQAFTKFIGQAVIVSCSSRTDAGVHALSNVCHVDIQRTSKRRPGEVLPPHEPSVVRRAVNHFLQKNDSDLTVIDVRCVPLDFHARFSAQERTYFYRLLSGPEPVSAFEKDRAWHVPEELNLSAMREACKVLVGRHDFSSFRAAGCQATSPIRTLDELSVCEVIPSLYFPNTMDRERHNQDLNGCHSNSETVIPPPSSSASIDKGTTSTEDIGFGKRRQHRCLVVTARARSFLYHQVRLLVGVLKVVGTGNLTIPDVERILNAKTITAASPMAPACGLYLGEVKYDLPN
- the LOC107482744 gene encoding uncharacterized protein LOC107482744 isoform X2 yields the protein MPNRRRCSRTGFHQIHWPSSYRILFKPNLQDAGVHALSNVCHVDIQRTSKRRPGEVLPPHEPSVVRRAVNHFLQKNDSDLTVIDVRCVPLDFHARFSAQERTYFYRLLSGPEPVSAFEKDRAWHVPEELNLSAMREACKVLVGRHDFSSFRAAGCQATSPIRTLDELSVCEVIPSLYFPNTMDRERHNQDLNGCHSNSETVIPPPSSSASIDKGTTSTEDIGFGKRRQHRCLVVTARARSFLYHQVRLLVGVLKVVGTGNLTIPDVERILNAKTITAASPMAPACGLYLGEVKYDLPN
- the LOC107482742 gene encoding uncharacterized protein LOC107482742, which translates into the protein MEVDTPSSTGTDQQHYNVASINPDGSIDKAVGKPLGVGRVKVKLKTPKMLDSHSQHTSSDAPTHSDTDKSSQQHGFDKQGVGADRMEDSANSLPDMKSPVPSKRAATASIKIKSSKVLASNADHTVSSEINHPKERSLRYNKQELDASLVVIRKVMKMDAAEPFNVPVNPEALGIPDYFDIIDTPMDFGTICSNLEKSEKYMNSEDVYKDVQYIWDNCYKYNNKGDYILDLMRRVKKNFMKYWTAAGLYYEPSKGTKGAEDAALSGDGKVAKGGQAKQKSKKRHGRHHKHDCLCAICVLKRRRREREENARLAKGNFGSGGDKLAKEFKQEESMLVESPVGEDSSSNMNDSLGTDGDAEDDKGEVAKMDLSGKQCSPSKGKHEDIDGDDEEDNDEDHSQEEGEEEEDGEEEDEGEIETDNPKRQMDEASNRSHYGGSLAEKSIVGDVTTLRDEYAATRQEGQAAVVQRQKHKESRDKHQKAQLLESLYVENPKLSSLCGILFPNNTQSVWSGPHSLVQRQNSSRTSSIHAAIRTLMD